From Maniola hyperantus chromosome 21, iAphHyp1.2, whole genome shotgun sequence, the proteins below share one genomic window:
- the LOC138403864 gene encoding uncharacterized protein, whose product MSYWKRNTIINVIMFTRLILGLYSEFRTNMIFAVLARLYCFFFMILGIYIKCYMQIVFPAPIHILITSVYKYVVYVLISLVSMLSNGEHFYEYLNELGNIECKYILKHRKLDLPISLTAFILVILVSTFCFINVLISNQNNNDLVPYFFGMILIYLGNGLNNMTRIIMFELLWKRMKSLRMMIEKYLDFSETVCDNMAEVKISRLEEYMKLYSDLLNNLKFAGHATKFIIVLNLPTYFIYVCSVVLQFKKYGSVQMDLIYLFDGAVNTIIPLVPAILAELVTIQVDRIKIHLNRQLLVCSHDALRNRTCDALKFLELRPFKYTIWRSFSLNISLPLTLISLCTSYIIVVIQFSHIYD is encoded by the exons ATGAGCTATTGGAAACGCAATACCATCATTAATGTAATTATGTTTACTCGTTTAATTTTGGGATTGTATTCAGAGTTCAGAACAAACATGATTTTTGCAGTTTTAGCTcgactttactgtttttttttcatgattCTTGGAATCTATATAAAATGTTACATGCAGATTGTGTTTCCTGCACCGATACACATTTTAATAACCTCGGTATACAAATATGTGGTATACGTTTTGATTTCGCTGGTGTCGATGTTGAGTAATGGTGAACATTTTTACGAATATCTAAATGAACTTGGAAATATCGAATGCAAATACATTTTGAAGCACCGAAAGTTAGATCTGCCGATTTCTCTGACTGCATTCATTCTAGTTATTTTAGTTAGTACGTTCTGTTTTATTAATGTGTTAATTagtaatcaaaataataatgatcTTGTACCCTATTTCTTTGGAATGATATTGATTTATTTGGGGAATGGGTTGAACAATATGACTCGAATAATAATGTTTGAACTTTTGTGGAAACGGATGAAGTCATTAAGGATGATGATAGAAAAATACTTAGATTTCTCGGAAACAGTTTGTGATAATATGGCAGAGGTAAAAATTTCAAGGTTGGAAGAATATATGAAACTTTACAGTGATTTGTTGAACAATCTTAAGTTTGCTGGACATGCAACGAAATTCATC ATAGTTTTGAATCTGCCGACTTATTTCATTTATGTTTGTTCGGTTGTACTACAGTTTAAGAAATATGGCTCGGTTCAA ATGGACCTTATATACTTGTTCGATGGAGCAGTCAATACAATCATACCGCTTGTACCGGCGATCCTAGCAGAGTTAGTTACTATACAAGTTGACAGAATCAAGATACATCTAAATAGACAACTTTTGGTTTGTTCTC ATGACGCACTAAGAAACAGAACCTGCGATGCCCTCAAGTTCCTGGAGCTTCGTCCCTTCAAGTACACCATTTGGCGCAGCTTCAGCCTCAACATCTCCCTGCCTTTGACCCTCATCAGTCTTTGTACTTCTTACATCATTGTTGTAATTCAATTTTCACATATTTATGATTAA
- the LOC138403865 gene encoding uncharacterized protein, whose translation MGVYFSHMTRIMMFELLWCRMRVLRKTLESQLDFSGNIFESEVKQHVLELEKYLNVYKMLLDNLKKVGHATKLLMEVIYIIDIMVNMILPLVPALFAELVTAEVDKIRIHLTRQLLFCSNNALRNRTYDALKFLELRPFKFTIWRTFSLNISLPLGLISLCTTYTIVIIQFSHVYG comes from the exons ATGGGTGTTTACTTTAGTCATATGACACGTATAATGATGTTTGAATTGCTGTGGTGTCGCATGAGGGTACTTCGAAAAACATTGGAAAGTCAATTAGACTTTTCCGGAAACATATTCGAAAGCGAGGTTAAACAGCACGTTTTGGagttagaaaaatacttaaatgtGTATAAAATGCTGTTAGATAATCTGAAAAAAGTTGGCCATGCAACCAAATTACTG ATGGAGGTAATTTACATCATCGACATTATGGTCAATATGATATTACCTCTCGTGCCGGCCTTGTTCGCGGAGTTGGTGACCGCCGAAGTTGATAAAATCAGAATCCATTTGACGAGACAACTATTATTTTGCTCTA ATAATGCTCTCAGGAACAGAACATACGATGCCCTCAAGTTTCTAGAGCTTCGACCCTTCAAATTCACCATTTGGCGTACCTTCAGTCTCAACATCTCCTTACCTTTGGGGCTCATTAGTCTCTGCACAACTTACACTATCGTAATCATTCAATTTTCTCACGTCTATGGttag